In Anopheles gambiae chromosome 2, idAnoGambNW_F1_1, whole genome shotgun sequence, a single window of DNA contains:
- the LOC1270386 gene encoding protein cereblon: MESDSPNPQQSGDSAPIPSGSNERDIASRRNRLMRITQRTIDTDESGRSSSSSSNSSFDAMEDNNNEVDGRVDRDDFSAHHSPSQQQQQHGLNAEELPEDEAARLFEDYIRERESAATEIYNTELPTEHAYLGKMERVEGVDYLEPGKTYRLPIYSHHSIVYPGEIVPLMLNDSTLYSGRSNDSSDGLKFGLVFQNQYRDGGRVYGVTCQVYERGAEGLSALMKTVAQQRFYIVRQSQERRADVKILPEIVLPDPLISTCSNAMVRYAHSSRKDRLSTFKRLLTQTTVWPQFVYDQYDTKEVMAKVERFLSSLNITSVQTDKVKLSFWLARNIPLTEEYRKMIFCTDSVLRRMLIINKALDHMWYFICKRCESEIANYDDMFAMSKQGVQTSYCNPAGYVHDTLTVHKTKENSTLPVERPSTNFSWFPGYSWQIIVCANCRQHLGWKFVAEKKNVLPKSFYGLSGTNITVKSHGDLKKTEGEFDLTARTASNEEQLDYEELSEFDSSTDEEMY, from the exons ATGGAGAGCGATTCGCCCAATCCGCAGCAGAGTGGTGACAGTGCTCCGATCCCCAGTGGCAGCAATGAACGGGACATAGCCAGCCGAAGAAACCGTCTAATGCGCATCACGCAGCGAACGATTGATACGGACGAAAGTGgccgcagcagtagcagcagcagcaacagcagcttcgACGCGATGGAGGACAACAACAATGAGGTGGACGGCAGGGTCGATCGGGATGATTTTTCCGCCCATCACTCAccctcccagcagcagcagcagcacggactCAATGCCGAGGAGCTGCCAGAGGATGAGGCAGCGCGACTTTTCGAAGACTACATCCGGGAGCGCGAGTCGGCAGCGACCGAAATCTACAACACAGAACTTCCTACCGAGCATGCG TACCTTGGCAAGATGGAGCGAGTCGAGGGGGTGGATTATCTGGAACCGGGCAAAACCTACCGTCTCCCCATCTACAGCCATCATTCGATCGTGTATCCGGGCGAGATTGTGCCGCTCATGCTGAACGACTCCACGCTCTACAGTGGCCGCTCGAACGACTCCTCCGATGGGCTGAAGTTTGGGCTGGTCTTTCAAAACCAGTACCGCGACGGTGGACGTGTGTACGGCGTCACGTGTCAGGTGTACGAGCGTGGGGCGGAAGGGCTGTCGGCGCTCATGAAAACGGTTGCCCAGCAACGGTTCTACATCGTACGTCAGTCCCAGGAGCGACG GGCTGACGTGAAAATACTTCCCGAAATTGTGCTTCCCGATCCGTTGATAAGCACCTGCTCGAATGCCATGGTCCGGTACGCGCACAGCAGTCGAAAGGATCGATTGTCGACCTTTAAGCGGCTGCTAACACAGACGACGGTGTGGCCGCAGTTCGTGTACGACCAGTACGACACCAAGGAGGTGATGGCCAAGGTGGAGCGGTTCCTGTCCTCGCTCAACATTACCAGCGTGCAGACGGACAAGGTCAAGCTGTCGTTTTGGCTCGCCCGAAATATTCCCCTGACGGAGGAGTACCGGAAGATGATATTTTGCACCGATTCCGTGCTGCGTCGAATGCTGATCATCAACAAAGCGCTCGATCAT ATGTGGTATTTCATCTGCAAGCGATGCGAAAGTGAAATCGCCAACTATGATGATATGTTCGCCATGTCGAAGCAGGGCGTCCAGACGAGCTACTGCAATCCGGCCGGCTACGTACACGACACGCTCACCGTGCACAAGACGAAGGAAAACTCCACCCTGCCCGTCGAACGGCCGTCCACGAACTTTAGCTGGTTTCCGGGCTACTCGTGGCAAATTATT GTCTGTGCTAACTGTCGGCAGCATCTGGGCTGGAAGTTTGTGGCGGAGAAGAAAAACGTTCTGCCCAAAAGTTTCTACGGCCTGTCCGGGACGAACATTACGGTAAAGTCGCACGGTGATCTGAAGAAGACTGAGGGTGAGTTTGATCTCACCGCTAGGACAGCGTCGAACGAGGAGCAGCTCGACTACGAGGAGCTGTCCGAGTTTGACTCCAGCACGGACGAGGAGATGTACTGA